One Thermostichus vulcanus str. 'Rupite' genomic region harbors:
- a CDS encoding response regulator transcription factor: MSNKILIVDDEPHIRLLLEQTLEELEAEGVELILAANGEEALELIRTERPQIVFLDVMMPRLNGFDVCQQVKQDPELQHTIIIMLTAKGQEFDKQRGQEVGADLYITKPFDPDMLTTKAAELLGLRG; the protein is encoded by the coding sequence ATGTCCAACAAGATCTTGATCGTTGACGATGAGCCTCACATTCGTCTGTTGCTGGAACAAACTTTGGAGGAATTGGAGGCGGAGGGGGTGGAGCTGATCCTGGCAGCCAATGGGGAAGAAGCACTGGAGTTGATCCGCACAGAACGACCCCAAATCGTGTTTTTGGATGTGATGATGCCCCGTTTGAACGGTTTTGATGTCTGCCAACAGGTGAAACAGGATCCCGAGCTTCAGCACACCATTATTATTATGCTCACGGCCAAAGGACAGGAATTTGACAAGCAACGGGGGCAAGAGGTGGGGGCAGATCTTTACATCACCAAACCCTTTGACCCGGATATGCTGACAACCAAAGCGGCGGAATTGTTGGGCTTGCGGGGATAG
- a CDS encoding DUF6464 family protein — MEESPWQVSPHPGTYVQLAGQHYLVLEKRHSYQLRQGKYCLYGIRAVVRAVATPTEEGGILGDPSCQFNARSPLLRCAVNPLGPCQGCPHYRLAV; from the coding sequence TTGGAAGAATCTCCTTGGCAAGTCAGCCCTCATCCCGGTACTTATGTTCAACTGGCAGGGCAGCACTACTTAGTGTTGGAAAAACGCCATTCCTACCAATTGCGTCAGGGGAAATATTGCCTCTATGGGATCCGGGCTGTGGTTCGTGCCGTCGCTACACCGACAGAAGAGGGGGGCATTCTCGGGGATCCCTCTTGCCAATTTAATGCTCGTTCGCCACTGCTGCGTTGTGCGGTTAATCCCTTGGGGCCTTGTCAGGGGTGCCCCCACTATCGCCTAGCAGTATGA
- the ntcA gene encoding global nitrogen regulator NtcA — MAVAVAEKSLITAFKQLGGHQYPPVIETFERGKTIFFPGDPAERVYFLVKGAVKLSRVYEMGEEITVALLRENSIFGVLSFITGQRSDRFYHSVAFTQAELLSLPIEQVEKSLRENAELSMLLLKSLSSRILQTEMMIETLAHRDMGSRLVSFLLILCRDFGVPSPDGVTIDLRLSHQAIAEAIGSTRVTITRLLGELRKKKYISIHKKKITVHDPMQLGHRFA, encoded by the coding sequence ATGGCGGTGGCCGTAGCGGAAAAATCTCTGATCACAGCCTTCAAACAGTTGGGGGGACATCAGTACCCGCCTGTGATCGAAACGTTTGAGCGGGGTAAAACGATCTTTTTCCCAGGGGATCCGGCGGAGCGAGTTTACTTTCTGGTGAAAGGGGCCGTCAAGCTCTCGCGGGTTTACGAGATGGGGGAAGAAATTACCGTCGCCCTCCTGCGCGAAAACAGCATTTTTGGGGTGCTCTCGTTTATCACAGGTCAGCGTTCCGATCGCTTTTATCACTCGGTTGCCTTTACCCAGGCTGAGCTACTCTCTTTGCCGATTGAACAGGTGGAAAAATCTTTGCGGGAGAATGCTGAGCTTTCGATGCTGTTGCTCAAGAGCTTATCTTCGCGCATTTTGCAAACGGAGATGATGATCGAGACTCTGGCTCACCGGGATATGGGATCCCGTTTGGTCAGCTTTCTGTTGATCCTCTGTCGGGATTTTGGTGTGCCCAGCCCGGATGGCGTCACAATCGATCTGAGACTGTCTCACCAGGCGATTGCTGAAGCGATTGGCTCAACTCGGGTGACGATTACCCGTCTTCTCGGGGAGCTGCGCAAGAAAAAATATATTTCAATCCACAAGAAGAAGATTACAGTTCATGATCCGATGCAATTGGGCCATCGATTTGCTTGA